From a region of the Eulemur rufifrons isolate Redbay chromosome 7, OSU_ERuf_1, whole genome shotgun sequence genome:
- the UTS2B gene encoding urotensin-2B, producing MTKIFSISFCFGLLTLLSVMTLLELVHGWPYLTQGNEVFPYKKDTNHEELLPALLHKNFDFQRLSNLDIELANKLEELNQLEKPKELLVRAKDAKMLYAIDGLFSSHPNKRACFWKYCV from the exons ATGACCAAGATCTTCTCAATATCTTTTTGCTTTGGACTCCTTACTTTGTTATCTGTGATGACCCTTTTAGAATTGGTGCATGGATGGCCATATCTTACCCAAG GAAATGAAGTGTTTCCCTACAAAAAGGATACAAATCATGAGGAACTCTTGCCGGCTCTACTGCATAAAAATTTTGATTTCCAAAGACTTTCCAACCTTG ATATAGAACTGGCTAACAAATTGGAAGAACTTAACCAG ctGGAAAAGCCAAAAGAACTGCTTGTGAGGGCAAAGGATGCTAAGATGCTCTATGCTATAGATGGTCTATTCTCTTCCCATCCTAACAAGCGTG cctgctTTTGGAAATACTGtgtttaa